TGCCCCAGAAGAAGTACCCCGACAGCCTGGATGACGGTCAGCGACAGCATCCAGatcgccgagggcgtcctcgCGACACTGGACACGCAGACCGAGGAGATGAAGGCGGCGCTTGACCCCTTCATGCTCGCCACCGACGTTGCCTACTACATCGTCCGCAAGGACGTTCTGTTCCGCGAGATGCACCACATCTCGGGCCGCTGCGTAGTCCTCTCGGAAAGGACGGGCATCACGATGAACGACCTCAGCTACGAGCAGCTGAAGACGGTTAACGAGCGGTTCGAGGAGGACATTGCCGAATATTCAAATACAAGAGGAGCGTCGAGATGAGGGCTCCCAAGGGCGGTACCAGCAGGTCGAGCGTCCTCGAGCAGATTGCCGTTCTGCGGGCTTCCCTGGAATAACCTGGGTCTGTTCTGGAGAGGATagaagaacaagaacggCGCAAGacatgatggtgatgattTAGGGCGTCCCGGGCAATCACGGGCTCTGTTCTGTATGGCTAATGGGAGCGAGTTCTGATTAGATATCAGGCCGCATGGGTGGAACTAGCAAcggagaaagggggaaacCATAATACTGTAGACTTGGGACAACAAGGCCAGAAAAGGTGAACAATACAACATATGTCGGTGGTTTTCTTTGGTGTCCATTGACGAGGCCAATTCGATTCCATTCGAGGTGGGCGGGATGAATGGTGGCAactcaaaaaaaaaagggggtaGGTAGTTCCATTCACTCCGTTTGCTTCAAGTACCTGCATAAACAAAAACGTCTGTCGAGGTACTTGTGCCGACTTATGTAAGTCCGAGTCGGCGCTGCGCGCCATGCACCGCTATGATCAGCGCAATGAGCGCAATGAGCCGTAGTGACTGCTCAGCGTCCAACACGTCACGTCACATCTCAAAATTTCAACCGACGTCGCGTCAAATGAAAACACCATCCAATCCGCCTTCGGAATCattgtcgacggcgtccttctATCCTTTCATACCCGCCCTTCGAAACCTGCAACATCCGATCGAATTGAACGGAAAAGACCTGCCAAACCACATTTCAAATACGTTCAACGGTCACCAAATACCCTATTAACTCATCACAATGCCCGCCAGCCTCGACAGCCAGAGGCTGGAAGCCGTCTTCCAGTCGCGGCCAGACATTCTACAGGGCATTCAGAAAGCAGCTGGTACGACGATGCACTGCAGCTTGTTGTTATCTCGTTGGCGTTGGAAATACTGACCTTGTTCTCTTCTCAGACACTCCCGCCCGAGTCGCACTATTCAACAACATCGCAAGCTTCGTCCACGAGCAGATCAACGGCCCAGAGCCCGTATCGAAACGCAGACGCGTAGACGAGGGCCCCACGAACGGTTTCAAGGCGACGAATACGAATGGCACGCTTGCAAAAGCGGCGCCCAAGAGCTCCGGCACCGGCAATGCGGCCGACGAAGAGGTGCTCCTCGAGATCAAGGAAATATCCGTCTCAGTGCCGCAGCGCAAAAAGTACGACCTCTGCTTCACGGCCAATCACCTATACGCTCGCGCACCAAACACCACCGCCCCCGTCGAGGGCATCACCTACGCCTGGGAAGACATCGGTACGTTCAGGATCGCTTGGTGGGCTTACGCCATGGTTAACACCGTTGTCTAGAATACGCCTTCTACCTCCCCGTTCCCGAAAAGACCCAGGTGCAACACAACTACGTGCTGTTCCCCCGCGGGACATGCCTCCCGACAAAGACGGCACCCGAGAAGGAAGCGCTGGTGTTCACGGTACCATCCACGCCACCCAAGCAGGGCACCATCGGCGGGCCGAGGGCGAACGCAGCATCAACCGTCTCCGACACCTACCGCGCCCTCTTTGACTGGGCGCTGACGACACATCTCAGCTCCGCCGGCAACCGGGCCGAAATCGTCGCGGCGGACCCCAGCAAATTCCACAGTCTCGTGCGCCAGCCGCATAGACCGAACGAGAAGGCGGTGCACGTCAAGGCCTTCCGCGGGTCCAAGGACGGATACCTTTTCTTCCTGCCCAACGGCATCTTCTACGGCTTTAAAAAGcccctcgtcttcctgcCCATCGACCGTATCGTGGCCGTCAGCTACACGAGCGTCCTGCAGCGCACCTTCAACATTGTTGTCGAGGTCTTCACCGAAGGCGACGCGACCGAGGAGATTGAGTTTGGCATGTTGGACCAAGAGGACtacggcggcatcgacgagtCGTACGTCAAGCGCCACGGGCTGCAGGACCGGAGCATGGCCGAGCAGAGGAAAGCCAAGATGGAGTTGACGGAAAACctgaaggcgaagaagggtgCGGATGCCGAGGCTGGTGCAAACGGCGACACCGACGCCAACGGCATGACGGAGCTAGAGAAGGCCCATCTCGAGGCGGAGCAGGCTCTccaggaagacgaagatgaagacgaagaggactACGATCCCGGCagtgagggtgagagtgaaGGCTCGGGGtcgagcgacgacgacgatgacgacgacgacgacgacgatgatgaggctgaagaggacgacgagaacgaggagaTGAACGACAAGTAGATGATGGATCGGGTTGACTATATACAACGCATGGAGTTTTGGTGAGAAATCGGCTGTGAAATAGGACCTGGCTATACTAAGGCCAATGACCCGGAGCACGACGACATCCTGAACAATTGTACGATAGACACCTCGGTCATTGAACAGTGATGGCCGAGGAAGATTCActtgtggtggtgggggggaACCATTGTGTCTGACGGAAACCAGACCGAAGAAGTTTCTAACTCTGTTTCCTAAAAACTACCTTCGTCAACTCACTGAGTGAGTCATTCCCGGAGGCAACCTGTCCGAAAATCGACTGTCCACTTCTCATGGTGCGCGTCTGATAAAAATCCCTTCCGCCAACTCCATCGACGCGAGTCACAGGACCCGGCTTCTCTATGCAGTGCACACACGACCATCCGACCACCATCATGCTTCGCGCGGCGAGTCGACGTATGATGACGCCCGTGAGGCGAGAAATCTGGTCAATTCACAATCAGTTTAAGGTTACAGGAAGGGGCAAGCTCGctggagacggagaaggacTCTCGACCTTGTGCTACTGTACCACCAAACAAAGTTCAAGATGCTAGCTACATCGCCGACTTGGAGGCCTACATCGAGGTGGGCTTTCAAGACAGCCAGGTTTCCTGGATACTGACTGGACACACATGCCCAAACGGAAAACACTTCTGATCTGATGAGATGCCTTtcaccccccacccccttttCGCTAtccttctctcttccaaCTCCACGACGCAAACACCTACCCATCATGAAGCTCACACTTCTGGCCCTCGCCACTCTCATGGTCTCGGCGCCAGCATCTCCCATCACGTATCCCAACTCCAGTCCCCCGGCTGCTCACGATCCCTGGGTCCtccccggcgtcgacggtATGGCCGGTTTCCCAATCCTGACGACTCCCACGAAAACGGTTGTGGACGAACACGAAGAAGCCTGCCTCACGATGTGCGACGCCTCCCTCCCGAGGTTCCATCCCCAAGTCCGGCGTTGCAAACTCGActgcggcgccgcctcccagcGCAGAAGGAGGGATCGGCAGCAGGCGGAAGAGGGGGCAGTGGACCACATGAACCGCCGACGGCAGTcggacgtcgaggaggaacCGTTCCCGGGCCCCAACCCGTTCCCTCAGGCTGACCCCAACAAGGTCGACACGCACTCGCTCGGCAGGCTGCCCCTCAAGAAGCACCGGCCCGCCCGGATCGGCATAGGCGTGCCCTGGGAGCCGAACCCAGCCATCGACGACTACGTGTACAAGGGCCCCTGCCTCGACAAGCCGTGGTACCAGGACCGACTCTTCTGGCGCTGCTTCGGCAGCTGCGCATCCGTGCGGAAGGGCAACGTGCCCGGGTGCCGCCAGGGCTGCATCCGGAACGCCGCGATGCGGTGCTGGCTGAGGACGCACGGCGAGGCCAACGTGCCTGCGATCGACTCGTCAGACACGGTGAACCCGCCGATGCCCACGTGGCCCGTAATCAACCCTACCTCCGTTTCGCACCCTTACGAGTGAGGGACTCAGGCCGGGGACTGCGTAGAGAACTGGCGCTGCCCAGAAGTCTGGGATGGCCATATGTCTCCCAGCACTTTTGGGGCTAGAAGCGAAGCTAGAAACGAAGTTACGTTGGTTAGGTGAGTCCCTATATCCAGTGGATGGACGGAAGTGA
This genomic interval from Colletotrichum higginsianum IMI 349063 chromosome 9, whole genome shotgun sequence contains the following:
- a CDS encoding Argininosuccinate lyase, producing MALAKDPERLREVIKRAISAELGFDGLLWNSMADVADRDFVTETLQWGSILMQHISRCPEDLIYSSREFGFARLADAYSTGSSTPTAWMTVSDSIQIAEGVLATLDTQTEEMKAALDPFMLATDVAYYIVRKDVLFREMHHISGRCVVLSERTGITMNDLSYEQLKTVNERFEEDIAEYSNTRGASR
- a CDS encoding Negative regulator of dna transposition codes for the protein MPASLDSQRLEAVFQSRPDILQGIQKAADTPARVALFNNIASFVHEQINGPEPVSKRRRVDEGPTNGFKATNTNGTLAKAAPKSSGTGNAADEEVLLEIKEISVSVPQRKKYDLCFTANHLYARAPNTTAPVEGITYAWEDIEYAFYLPVPEKTQVQHNYVLFPRGTCLPTKTAPEKEALVFTVPSTPPKQGTIGGPRANAASTVSDTYRALFDWALTTHLSSAGNRAEIVAADPSKFHSLVRQPHRPNEKAVHVKAFRGSKDGYLFFLPNGIFYGFKKPLVFLPIDRIVAVSYTSVLQRTFNIVVEVFTEGDATEEIEFGMLDQEDYGGIDESYVKRHGLQDRSMAEQRKAKMELTENLKAKKGADAEAGANGDTDANGMTELEKAHLEAEQALQEDEDEDEEDYDPGSEGESEGSGSSDDDDDDDDDDDDEAEEDDENEEMNDK
- a CDS encoding EC61 protein, translated to MKLTLLALATLMVSAPASPITYPNSSPPAAHDPWVLPGVDGMAGFPILTTPTKTVVDEHEEACLTMCDASLPRFHPQVRRCKLDCGAASQRRRRDRQQAEEGAVDHMNRRRQSDVEEEPFPGPNPFPQADPNKVDTHSLGRLPLKKHRPARIGIGVPWEPNPAIDDYVYKGPCLDKPWYQDRLFWRCFGSCASVRKGNVPGCRQGCIRNAAMRCWLRTHGEANVPAIDSSDTVNPPMPTWPVINPTSVSHPYDSRRTAWQSTAGNRNDDPTAVAGFETASSWTHLWFLRVELQVARVHSGLHRSAFHLK